A genomic region of Ensifer adhaerens contains the following coding sequences:
- the rirA gene encoding iron-responsive transcriptional regulator RirA, producing the protein MRLTKQTNYAVRMLMYCAANGEKLSRIPEIARAYGVSELFLFKILQPLTKAGLVETVRGRNGGVRLPKPASAITLFDVVRVTEDSFAMAECFEAGEIDCPLVDSCGLNAALRKALNAFFEVLQGYTIDDLVKARPQINFLLGLEETKRPQTTAA; encoded by the coding sequence ATGCGTCTGACGAAGCAAACGAACTACGCGGTTCGCATGTTGATGTACTGCGCCGCCAACGGAGAAAAGCTCAGCCGCATTCCCGAAATCGCCAGGGCCTACGGCGTTTCGGAGTTGTTTCTCTTCAAGATTTTGCAGCCGCTGACCAAGGCTGGCCTGGTCGAGACGGTTCGTGGCCGCAACGGCGGCGTCCGTCTGCCGAAGCCGGCATCGGCCATCACGCTGTTTGATGTCGTCAGGGTCACGGAAGACAGCTTCGCGATGGCTGAGTGCTTTGAGGCGGGCGAAATCGATTGTCCGCTCGTCGACAGCTGCGGCTTGAACGCGGCGCTCCGCAAGGCGCTCAACGCCTTCTTCGAAGTGCTTCAAGGTTACACGATCGACGACCTCGTCAAGGCGCGTCCGCAGATCAACTTCCTGCTCGGCCTCGAAGAGACCAAGCGTCCGCAGACGACGGCCGCCTGA
- a CDS encoding phasin yields MATKKTDDVFSLSSFDPAKFTDSFRDFAEKGAVQSKEAYAKMKTAAEEATKTVEATLESAQTGTVELGLKAIDALRTNAENSLSHMEALLGVKSLSELVELQTGFIRKQAELAVEQAKTMQEATKKVAENVTKPGKEAAEKAMSSFKKV; encoded by the coding sequence ATGGCTACCAAGAAGACCGACGACGTATTTTCCCTTTCCTCGTTCGACCCGGCGAAGTTCACCGACAGCTTCCGCGATTTCGCGGAAAAGGGTGCCGTCCAGTCGAAGGAAGCCTATGCCAAGATGAAGACCGCCGCCGAAGAGGCGACGAAGACCGTCGAAGCCACGCTTGAAAGCGCTCAGACCGGCACCGTCGAACTCGGCCTCAAGGCGATCGATGCGCTGCGCACCAATGCTGAAAACTCGCTCTCGCACATGGAAGCGCTGCTTGGCGTGAAGTCGCTCTCCGAACTCGTCGAACTGCAGACTGGCTTCATCCGCAAGCAGGCCGAGCTCGCCGTCGAGCAGGCCAAGACGATGCAGGAAGCCACCAAGAAGGTAGCCGAGAACGTCACAAAGCCGGGCAAGGAAGCTGCCGAAAAGGCAATGTCGTCCTTCAAGAAGGTCTAA
- a CDS encoding LysR family transcriptional regulator, producing the protein MNWDDVRMFLAVARTGQILAASKRLGVNHATLSRRVTALEETLKTRLLVRRPNGCELTAEGEIFLAAAERMETEMLAAQSQIGRIDTAIAGTVRIGAPDGFGVSFLAPRLGRLTARYPELKLQLVPVPRSFSLSQREADIAITIERPEQGRLVSSKLTDYTLGLYASSAYLEKHGTPQTIDDLREHRRIGYVEDLIFTPSLNFSAEIMRSWDASFEISSATGQTEAVRSSAGIGILHNYIARHTPELQRILPETTIRRAYWTTYHESARDLVRVRTVVAFLQELVTAEHQIFV; encoded by the coding sequence ATGAACTGGGACGATGTCAGAATGTTTCTAGCCGTGGCGCGCACCGGACAGATCCTTGCGGCGTCAAAACGGCTTGGCGTCAACCATGCCACCCTCAGCCGCCGGGTGACGGCGCTTGAGGAAACACTGAAAACGCGGCTTCTCGTGCGCCGGCCGAACGGCTGCGAATTGACGGCTGAAGGAGAGATCTTCCTGGCGGCAGCCGAACGGATGGAGACCGAGATGCTGGCGGCGCAGTCGCAGATCGGCCGGATCGACACGGCGATCGCCGGCACCGTCCGCATCGGCGCGCCCGACGGTTTTGGTGTTTCCTTCCTGGCGCCACGCCTTGGGCGGCTGACGGCCCGCTATCCGGAACTAAAACTGCAGCTGGTGCCGGTGCCGCGCTCCTTCTCGCTGTCGCAGCGCGAGGCCGACATCGCGATCACCATCGAGCGCCCGGAACAGGGACGCCTCGTCTCCTCGAAGCTTACCGATTACACCCTCGGCCTTTATGCCTCGTCGGCCTATCTTGAGAAACATGGCACGCCGCAAACGATCGACGATCTCAGGGAGCATCGCCGCATCGGCTATGTCGAAGACCTTATCTTCACCCCGTCGCTGAATTTTTCCGCGGAGATCATGCGAAGCTGGGATGCCTCCTTCGAGATCTCCAGCGCCACCGGGCAGACGGAAGCGGTGCGTTCCAGCGCCGGCATCGGCATCCTGCACAACTACATCGCCCGCCACACACCGGAACTCCAGCGCATCCTCCCGGAGACGACCATCCGCCGCGCCTACTGGACGACCTATCACGAAAGCGCCCGCGACCTCGTTCGCGTGCGCACCGTGGTTGCCTTCCTGCAGGAACTGGTGACGGCAGAACACCAGATTTTCGTCTGA
- a CDS encoding response regulator: protein MTRKAHILLVDDDPTENLILRALIRKVSNIEIELHYCQTMEGALAFLRSGKPVSMILLDNRLQPQLDFRETVPALRHQGYIGPIGVISASLADAYFQNLEEYGADFRIDKAEIDPTAIDFILREYLPQA, encoded by the coding sequence ATGACGCGAAAAGCTCACATCCTGCTCGTTGACGACGATCCGACGGAGAACCTGATCCTGCGTGCGCTGATCCGCAAGGTAAGCAACATCGAGATCGAGCTGCACTATTGCCAGACGATGGAAGGCGCGCTTGCGTTCTTGCGCTCGGGCAAGCCGGTGTCGATGATCCTGCTGGACAACCGCCTTCAGCCGCAACTCGATTTCCGCGAGACGGTACCGGCGCTCCGGCACCAGGGCTACATCGGACCGATCGGGGTGATTTCGGCGTCGCTGGCCGATGCCTATTTTCAGAATCTGGAGGAGTACGGCGCCGATTTCCGTATCGACAAGGCGGAAATCGACCCGACCGCGATCGATTTCATATTGCGGGAATATCTGCCGCAGGCGTGA
- a CDS encoding Fe(3+) ABC transporter substrate-binding protein → MGVLSLTATLLTTSAAWADGEVNIYSYRQPDLIKPLLDAFTKETGITTNVLFLDKGLVERIQAEGANSPADVILTVDISRLTEAKDAGVTQPVVNETINKDIPAHFRDPEGNWFGLTTRGRVVYASKERVTQDDITYEELADPKWKGKICTRDGQHSYNIGLFASMIAHHGEAETEKWLTGLKNNLAKKPDGGDRDQAKAILAGECDLALGNTYYVGLMMTNEKEPEQKEWAAAIKVLFPNAKDRGTHVNISGMALAKNAPNKDNALKLMEYLSEGEAQKIYAEQVFEYPVLPGAEPSDVVKSFGTIKPDELPLADIAANRKKASELVDKVGYNDGPQD, encoded by the coding sequence ATGGGCGTTTTGTCCCTGACGGCAACCCTGCTTACGACGAGCGCCGCCTGGGCAGATGGTGAAGTCAATATCTACTCCTATCGGCAGCCCGATCTGATCAAACCGTTGCTCGACGCCTTCACCAAGGAAACCGGCATCACCACCAACGTGCTCTTCCTCGACAAGGGCCTCGTGGAGCGCATCCAGGCCGAAGGCGCAAACTCGCCGGCCGACGTTATCCTGACCGTCGACATCAGCCGCCTGACCGAAGCCAAGGACGCGGGCGTCACGCAGCCGGTCGTCAACGAGACGATCAACAAGGACATCCCGGCGCACTTCCGCGATCCTGAGGGCAACTGGTTCGGCCTCACCACCCGCGGCCGCGTCGTCTATGCTTCCAAGGAGCGCGTTACCCAGGACGACATCACCTATGAGGAACTTGCCGATCCGAAGTGGAAGGGCAAGATCTGCACGCGTGACGGCCAGCACTCCTACAATATCGGCTTGTTCGCCTCGATGATCGCCCACCACGGCGAAGCCGAGACCGAGAAGTGGCTGACGGGCCTCAAGAACAATCTCGCGAAGAAGCCGGATGGCGGCGACCGCGACCAGGCCAAGGCGATCCTCGCCGGCGAATGCGATCTGGCACTCGGCAACACCTACTATGTCGGTCTGATGATGACCAACGAGAAGGAGCCCGAACAGAAGGAATGGGCGGCCGCCATCAAGGTGCTCTTCCCCAATGCGAAGGATCGCGGCACGCACGTCAACATCTCGGGCATGGCGCTCGCCAAGAATGCTCCGAACAAGGACAACGCGCTGAAGCTGATGGAATATCTGTCGGAAGGCGAAGCCCAGAAGATCTACGCCGAGCAGGTATTCGAGTATCCGGTCCTGCCGGGCGCCGAACCGTCTGATGTCGTGAAGTCCTTCGGCACGATCAAGCCGGACGAACTGCCGCTCGCGGATATCGCGGCGAACCGCAAGAAGGCTTCGGAACTGGTCGACAAGGTCGGCTACAACGACGGTCCGCAGGACTGA
- a CDS encoding PAS domain S-box protein encodes MPARQYPFIDIAVHARVREHFARGDAAILFSRDFARILWANDQGAAFFGAASIYDFIDAGPEQNDISLRQLRAAAAQLVRVGDRRQLSIRKYSGFRGTPLNVAVEMIRVRPDEDAVLFTAPHAGAPLSIEDRAARMIAGLDGPDTHMAVLDGEGAIVAHSPGFPDLGMSDETRKQLIVAVSRDHDWLIKRPVATRKGHLPAAVGKIADDPSLHLLFAVETILGTLDPEEVSPAAEQIPVLPPVEDQHPDESEIDTELATDEIGDEPAASLAPDEPFETADDPEASALEPRADIAEVTDEAGIAEAVVAEPEPSSTTNEAIIAPSEDKGDGEDLNVETTETAAEAAVPEEAEVQAEGEASEIGEQDTALAEQADFVFTPGGRAVRFVWKIDAEGRFSEISEEFATAVGPRSADVIGASFTDVAARYDLDRDHKIGTLLQRRDTWSGKTIFWPVEGTSLKVPVDLAALPTYSRSREFDGFRGFGIVRLADAVEDENANGLALGPRAAANALASDAVDTPLPQQGESEGPTGEVEGESRVADEAPVQEEAPPAAAAEPVAGEGNAAEPEDLPLFSSVPEASADLPTEEGVAEEPASSTDSFQGERPALRVVETPGRRTSDKVIELDQRRAASGLTRGEQAAFREIARQLGDFGKPAEEEEAAPESGETVNATAEPLPPSESDGTASQQLPLGEPEIEDAARVEASEGETKPDAETHGHAGDASESDVQQQTADIGLSGEILDSLPIGMLVHRGDQLLHANPEFLRLTAYGDLDAFAQEGGIDALFANGEEAIDGEPDGTLTLIRKDGQLRPVTARLHSIRWDGKSALMLALTPASVPNAQPAKDDEALAAGEQVDRLKTEIDELKSILETATDGVVVLGHDGDIRSVNRSASALFNYDEGEIRGKPFAALFAHESQKAVIDYLHGLSGHGVASVLNDGREVIGREANGGFIPLFMTIGRLSASNGFCAVIRDITQWKRTEEELRNAKRAAETANAHKTEFLARVSHEIRTPLNAIIGFSDMMASEHFGPVGHPRYIEYAGDIGRSGRHVLDIVNDLLDISKIEAGEMELDFGAVEINDAVSEAVSLVQPQANSQRVIIRTSLSAAVPNVVADGRSIKQIALNILANAIRFTPSGGQIVVSTSYEANGSVILRIRDTGVGMTRSELDQAMKPFRQVTTGARKRGDGTGLGLPLTKAMAEANRAHFSITSAPNEGTLVEISFPSQRVLAN; translated from the coding sequence ATGCCCGCGAGACAGTATCCCTTCATCGATATCGCCGTGCATGCACGGGTGCGGGAGCATTTCGCGCGCGGCGATGCGGCGATCCTGTTTTCGCGGGATTTCGCACGCATTCTCTGGGCCAACGATCAGGGCGCCGCTTTCTTCGGCGCCGCGTCGATCTATGACTTCATCGATGCAGGGCCGGAACAGAACGATATTTCGCTGCGCCAGCTACGCGCTGCAGCCGCGCAGCTCGTGCGCGTCGGCGACCGCCGCCAGCTTTCGATCCGCAAGTACTCAGGCTTCCGCGGAACGCCGCTCAATGTCGCCGTCGAGATGATCCGCGTTCGGCCGGATGAGGACGCCGTGCTCTTTACCGCGCCGCATGCGGGCGCACCGCTTTCGATTGAGGATCGGGCCGCGCGCATGATTGCCGGGCTTGACGGTCCCGACACTCACATGGCGGTGCTCGATGGCGAAGGCGCCATCGTCGCGCATTCACCGGGCTTCCCCGATCTTGGCATGTCGGACGAGACCCGCAAGCAACTCATCGTCGCCGTCTCGCGCGACCACGACTGGCTGATCAAGCGCCCGGTTGCCACCCGCAAGGGGCATCTGCCGGCAGCCGTCGGCAAGATTGCCGATGACCCGTCGCTGCATCTGCTCTTTGCCGTCGAGACCATTCTCGGCACCCTCGATCCCGAGGAAGTTTCTCCTGCTGCCGAGCAGATCCCGGTGCTGCCGCCCGTCGAGGATCAGCATCCGGACGAAAGCGAGATCGACACCGAACTGGCAACTGACGAAATTGGCGACGAACCGGCAGCAAGCCTTGCGCCCGACGAGCCATTCGAAACGGCCGACGATCCGGAGGCATCGGCCCTTGAGCCACGGGCCGACATCGCCGAGGTCACCGACGAAGCCGGCATTGCAGAGGCCGTCGTCGCCGAACCGGAACCGTCCAGCACCACCAATGAGGCGATAATTGCGCCGTCCGAGGACAAGGGCGACGGCGAAGACTTGAACGTCGAGACCACAGAGACAGCCGCCGAAGCCGCTGTCCCCGAGGAGGCGGAGGTCCAGGCAGAAGGAGAGGCGAGCGAAATCGGCGAACAGGACACGGCTCTCGCGGAGCAGGCAGATTTCGTCTTCACGCCCGGCGGTCGTGCAGTGCGTTTCGTCTGGAAGATCGATGCCGAGGGGCGCTTCAGCGAAATCTCCGAGGAATTCGCGACCGCGGTCGGCCCGCGCTCGGCCGATGTGATCGGCGCGAGCTTCACCGATGTTGCGGCGCGCTACGATCTCGACCGCGACCACAAGATCGGCACGCTGCTGCAGCGTCGCGACACCTGGTCCGGCAAGACGATCTTCTGGCCGGTTGAAGGCACTAGCCTCAAGGTTCCAGTCGATCTTGCGGCTTTACCCACCTATTCCCGCTCGCGCGAATTCGACGGCTTCCGCGGTTTCGGCATCGTGCGCCTTGCCGATGCCGTCGAGGACGAAAATGCCAACGGCCTGGCACTCGGCCCCCGCGCCGCGGCAAACGCGCTCGCGAGCGACGCCGTGGATACGCCACTGCCGCAACAGGGTGAGAGCGAAGGTCCAACCGGAGAGGTAGAGGGCGAAAGCCGGGTTGCGGACGAAGCGCCGGTGCAGGAAGAAGCGCCGCCCGCCGCCGCGGCGGAGCCTGTCGCGGGTGAAGGCAACGCGGCCGAACCCGAGGACCTGCCGCTGTTCTCATCCGTGCCGGAAGCTTCCGCCGACCTTCCGACGGAAGAAGGCGTTGCCGAAGAGCCCGCCTCCTCCACGGATTCCTTCCAGGGCGAACGTCCGGCCCTGCGCGTCGTCGAGACGCCGGGCAGGCGAACCTCCGACAAGGTCATCGAACTCGACCAGCGCCGCGCGGCGAGCGGGCTGACACGTGGCGAACAGGCGGCTTTTCGGGAGATCGCCCGGCAACTTGGCGATTTCGGTAAACCGGCTGAAGAGGAAGAAGCCGCGCCGGAAAGCGGCGAAACAGTCAATGCAACGGCCGAGCCCCTTCCACCGAGCGAAAGCGACGGCACCGCTTCGCAGCAGCTCCCGTTGGGTGAGCCGGAGATTGAAGACGCAGCGCGTGTCGAGGCAAGCGAAGGCGAAACCAAGCCTGACGCGGAGACACACGGACACGCCGGCGACGCCAGCGAGAGCGACGTCCAGCAGCAAACGGCCGATATCGGTCTCAGCGGCGAGATCCTCGACAGCCTGCCGATCGGCATGCTCGTCCATCGCGGCGATCAATTGCTGCACGCCAATCCGGAGTTCCTGCGGCTCACGGCCTACGGCGATCTCGACGCGTTCGCCCAGGAAGGCGGCATAGATGCGCTTTTTGCCAACGGCGAGGAAGCAATCGACGGCGAGCCCGACGGCACGCTGACGCTGATCCGCAAGGACGGCCAGTTGCGACCGGTCACCGCCCGGCTGCACTCGATCCGCTGGGACGGCAAGAGCGCGCTGATGCTGGCACTGACCCCGGCAAGCGTACCAAACGCCCAACCGGCCAAGGATGACGAAGCGCTCGCAGCTGGCGAACAGGTCGACCGCCTGAAGACGGAAATCGACGAACTCAAGTCCATTTTGGAAACGGCCACCGACGGCGTGGTCGTTCTCGGCCATGACGGCGATATCCGCTCGGTGAACCGTTCGGCGAGTGCGCTTTTCAACTATGACGAGGGCGAGATCCGCGGCAAGCCGTTTGCGGCACTCTTTGCCCATGAGAGCCAGAAGGCCGTCATCGACTACCTGCACGGCCTTTCCGGCCATGGCGTGGCAAGCGTGTTGAACGACGGTCGCGAGGTGATCGGGCGGGAAGCCAATGGCGGCTTCATTCCGCTGTTCATGACCATCGGCAGGCTTTCCGCATCGAACGGCTTCTGCGCCGTGATCCGCGACATCACCCAGTGGAAGCGGACGGAGGAAGAACTCCGCAACGCCAAGCGCGCAGCGGAGACGGCAAACGCCCACAAGACCGAGTTCCTCGCGCGCGTCAGCCACGAGATCCGCACGCCGCTCAACGCGATCATCGGCTTTTCCGACATGATGGCAAGCGAGCATTTCGGTCCGGTCGGTCACCCGCGCTATATCGAATATGCCGGCGATATCGGCCGATCCGGTCGCCACGTGCTCGATATCGTCAACGATCTCCTGGATATCTCGAAGATCGAAGCCGGCGAGATGGAGCTGGATTTCGGCGCCGTCGAGATCAACGATGCGGTTTCAGAGGCCGTGTCTCTCGTCCAGCCGCAAGCCAACAGCCAGCGCGTCATCATCCGCACTTCGCTTTCGGCAGCCGTGCCGAACGTCGTCGCCGATGGTCGGTCGATCAAGCAGATCGCGCTCAACATCCTCGCCAACGCCATCCGCTTCACGCCCTCGGGCGGGCAAATCGTCGTCTCGACCTCCTACGAGGCGAACGGCAGCGTGATTCTGAGGATCCGCGACACCGGCGTCGGCATGACGCGAAGCGAGCTGGACCAGGCGATGAAGCCTTTCCGGCAGGTGACGACGGGCGCGCGCAAGCGCGGCGACGGCACTGGGCTCGGTCTACCGCTGACCAAGGCGATGGCGGAAGCGAACCGGGCGCACTTCTCGATCACCTCCGCGCCGAACGAAGGTACGCTGGTGGAAATCTCCTTCCCGTCACAACGCGTCTTGGCGAACTGA
- a CDS encoding CoA-acylating methylmalonate-semialdehyde dehydrogenase encodes MYEIGHFIDGKRVAGTSGRVSNIFNPATGEVQGTVALASDAELAAAVASAKAAQPKWAATNPQRRARVFMKFVELLNTHMNELAEILSREHGKTVEDAKGDLVRGLEVCEFVIGIPHLQKSEFTEGAGPGIDMYSIRQAVGVGAGITPFNFPAMIPMWMFAPAIACGNAFILKPSERDPSVPIRLAELMIEAGLPAGILNVVNGDKGAVDAILTHPDIAAVSFVGSTPIARYVYGTAAMNGKRAQCFGGAKNHMIIMPDADLDQAANALMGAGYGSAGERCMAISVAVPVGEETANRLIQKLTPMVESLRIGPYTDEKADMGPVVTKEAEQRIRSLIDSGVEQGAKLVVDGRDFKLQGYENGHFIGGCLFDHVTPDMDIYKTEIFGPVLSVVRAKNYEEALDLPMKHEYGNGVAIYTRDGDAARDFASRINIGMVGVNVPIPVPLAYHSFGGWKSSSFGDLNQHGTDSIKFWTRTKTITERWPSGIKDGAEFVMPTMK; translated from the coding sequence ATGTACGAAATCGGTCATTTCATCGATGGCAAGCGCGTTGCCGGCACCAGCGGCCGCGTGAGCAACATCTTCAATCCGGCAACCGGCGAAGTGCAGGGCACGGTCGCGCTCGCCAGCGACGCGGAGCTGGCGGCAGCGGTCGCAAGCGCCAAGGCGGCGCAGCCGAAGTGGGCTGCCACCAACCCGCAGCGCCGCGCTCGCGTCTTCATGAAGTTCGTGGAACTCCTGAACACGCACATGAACGAGCTTGCCGAGATCCTCTCGCGCGAACACGGCAAGACTGTCGAAGACGCCAAGGGTGACCTCGTCCGCGGCCTGGAAGTCTGCGAATTCGTCATCGGCATTCCGCATCTGCAGAAGAGCGAATTCACCGAAGGTGCCGGCCCGGGCATCGACATGTACTCAATCCGCCAGGCCGTCGGCGTCGGCGCCGGCATCACGCCGTTCAACTTCCCGGCGATGATCCCGATGTGGATGTTTGCTCCGGCGATCGCCTGCGGCAACGCCTTCATCCTGAAGCCGTCCGAGCGTGACCCGTCGGTTCCGATCCGCCTCGCTGAACTGATGATCGAAGCCGGCCTGCCGGCCGGCATCCTCAACGTCGTCAACGGGGACAAGGGCGCGGTCGACGCCATCCTCACCCACCCGGATATTGCCGCCGTTTCCTTCGTCGGCTCGACGCCGATCGCCCGCTACGTCTATGGCACGGCGGCGATGAACGGCAAGCGCGCCCAGTGCTTCGGCGGCGCCAAGAACCACATGATCATCATGCCCGACGCCGATCTCGACCAGGCCGCCAACGCGCTGATGGGCGCCGGCTACGGTTCGGCCGGCGAGCGCTGCATGGCGATCTCGGTTGCCGTACCGGTCGGTGAAGAAACGGCCAACCGCCTGATCCAGAAGCTGACCCCGATGGTCGAAAGCTTGCGCATCGGCCCATACACCGACGAAAAGGCCGACATGGGCCCGGTTGTCACCAAGGAAGCCGAACAGCGCATCCGGAGCCTGATCGACAGTGGTGTCGAGCAGGGCGCGAAACTCGTGGTCGACGGCCGCGATTTCAAGCTCCAGGGCTATGAAAACGGCCACTTCATCGGCGGCTGCCTGTTCGACCATGTCACGCCCGACATGGACATCTACAAGACGGAAATCTTCGGACCGGTTCTCTCGGTCGTTCGCGCCAAGAACTACGAGGAAGCCCTCGACCTGCCGATGAAGCACGAATACGGCAACGGCGTTGCGATCTACACCCGCGACGGCGACGCTGCCCGCGACTTCGCATCGCGCATCAACATCGGCATGGTCGGAGTCAACGTTCCGATCCCGGTTCCGCTCGCCTACCATTCCTTCGGCGGCTGGAAGTCCTCGTCCTTCGGCGATCTCAACCAGCACGGCACGGACTCGATCAAGTTCTGGACCCGTACGAAGACCATCACCGAGCGCTGGCCCTCGGGCATCAAGGACGGTGCCGAGTTCGTCATGCCGACGATGAAGTAA
- a CDS encoding adenylate/guanylate cyclase domain-containing protein — protein MANESIMRRLAAILAADVVGYSRLMERDEKNTYRQLMARWKEVLEPLVATHRGRVFKTTGDGVLVEFSSAVNAVECAAALQRAMTAANRDVPAEQAIVLRVGVNMGDIMVADSDLYGDGVNVAARIEALARPGGVAISDGVHEYVQGRIDLDFIDSGHHEVKNIERPVHIWSWSPDEYADVPVRVVPEAPPQIPSRPSIAVLPFDNMSGDPEQGYFADGITEDIITDLSKVSGLFVIARNSSFAYKGKSPDIRQVSRDLGVRYVLEGSVRRAANRIRINAQMIDGTTGGHLWAERYDRGIEDIFEVQDEVTRTIVTALKVKLTAGEEERRESRNKVDPQAYDMLVRSRQAILRFEAASSADARNMLQRAIAIDPGLAAAYASLSIIALTDYINRWNGGTVDNVARALELAQKAVDIDDNEPHGYHALSLALCWQRSFDEAERAAQRVIELDPNSASGHTALGTIRDFQGQFEAALPFYTRAHRLDPQFDLSLHFLGRTLLNLGRFDEAEIAFKRRLTLAPRSDMTRFYLACLYGRTGRHEDARRYWHEVFEVNPDFSIEHLKRAMPYRDPGVLGRLADGLRDAGISL, from the coding sequence ATGGCCAACGAATCCATCATGCGCAGGCTCGCCGCCATCCTGGCTGCTGACGTCGTCGGCTACAGCCGGCTGATGGAGCGTGACGAGAAGAATACCTACAGACAGCTTATGGCACGATGGAAAGAGGTGCTGGAGCCGCTTGTCGCCACCCATCGGGGGCGGGTCTTCAAGACGACGGGCGACGGCGTGCTCGTCGAGTTTTCCAGCGCCGTCAATGCCGTCGAATGTGCCGCAGCACTCCAGCGGGCCATGACGGCTGCAAACAGGGACGTTCCGGCGGAACAGGCGATCGTGCTGCGCGTCGGGGTCAACATGGGCGACATCATGGTCGCCGACAGCGACCTTTATGGCGATGGCGTCAACGTCGCGGCGCGGATCGAAGCGCTCGCCAGACCCGGCGGCGTGGCGATTTCGGACGGGGTGCACGAATATGTGCAGGGCCGCATCGACCTCGATTTCATCGATAGCGGCCACCATGAAGTCAAGAATATCGAACGCCCGGTGCACATCTGGAGCTGGTCGCCGGACGAATATGCAGATGTGCCCGTGAGGGTTGTTCCCGAGGCGCCGCCGCAGATCCCGAGTCGGCCCTCCATCGCCGTGCTGCCGTTCGACAACATGTCCGGCGATCCGGAACAGGGCTACTTTGCCGACGGCATCACCGAGGACATCATCACAGACCTTTCGAAAGTCTCCGGTCTCTTCGTCATCGCCCGCAATTCCTCCTTCGCCTACAAGGGCAAGTCGCCGGATATCCGTCAGGTGAGCCGCGATCTCGGCGTTCGCTACGTGCTTGAAGGCAGCGTGCGCCGCGCCGCCAACCGCATCCGCATCAACGCCCAGATGATTGACGGCACGACGGGCGGCCATCTCTGGGCCGAGCGCTACGACCGCGGCATCGAAGACATCTTCGAAGTTCAGGACGAAGTGACCCGCACCATCGTCACCGCGCTGAAAGTGAAGCTGACGGCCGGCGAGGAAGAGCGACGCGAGAGCCGCAACAAGGTCGATCCGCAAGCCTATGACATGCTCGTGCGGTCGCGACAGGCCATTCTGCGGTTCGAGGCTGCCTCATCTGCCGACGCACGCAACATGCTGCAGCGTGCCATCGCCATCGATCCGGGTTTGGCCGCAGCCTACGCCTCCCTCTCGATCATTGCACTTACGGATTACATCAATCGGTGGAACGGCGGCACCGTCGACAACGTCGCGCGGGCCTTGGAGCTGGCACAGAAGGCCGTCGATATCGATGACAACGAGCCACATGGCTATCACGCGCTCTCGCTCGCGCTCTGCTGGCAGAGGAGTTTCGATGAAGCCGAGCGGGCAGCGCAGCGGGTGATCGAACTCGACCCCAATTCCGCAAGCGGGCACACCGCGCTCGGTACGATCAGGGATTTCCAGGGGCAGTTCGAAGCCGCGCTGCCGTTCTACACCCGGGCCCATAGGCTTGACCCGCAGTTCGACCTTTCGCTGCATTTTCTGGGGCGGACGCTGCTCAATCTCGGCCGGTTCGATGAGGCGGAGATTGCTTTCAAGCGGCGTCTGACGCTGGCGCCGCGATCGGACATGACGCGGTTTTATCTCGCCTGCCTCTATGGTCGAACCGGGCGGCATGAGGATGCGCGACGCTACTGGCACGAGGTATTCGAGGTTAACCCGGATTTCTCGATCGAGCACCTCAAGCGGGCCATGCCCTATCGTGATCCCGGCGTGCTCGGCCGGCTCGCCGATGGTTTGCGGGACGCCGGCATCTCCCTCTAG